A genomic window from Pseudogulbenkiania sp. MAI-1 includes:
- a CDS encoding NADP-dependent malic enzyme — protein sequence MDEQLRQNALDFHQFPQPGKIQVSPTKPLATQRDLALAYSPGVAAPCDAIVEDPLNAYKYTARGNLVAVITNGTAVLGLGNIGPLAGKPVMEGKGVLFKKFAGIDVFDIELNENDPDKLVDIICSMEPTFGGINLEDIKAPECFYIEKKCRERMGIPVFHDDQHGTAIVAAAAVLNSLRLINKEIGSVRVVASGAGAAAIACLELLVALGVKRENITVCDSKGVIFEGRDDKMDESKKRFAIKDNGQRKLADAMVGADIFMGLSGPKLVTQDMVKSMAAHPVILAMANPEPEILPPLVKEVRPDAIIGTGRSDYPNQVNNVLCFPFIFRGALDVGATTINEEMKLACVRAIADLAMAEQSDVVASAYGDQELSFGPEYVIPKPFDPRLIVKIAPAVAKAAMESGVATRPIADFDAYAEQLAQFVYKTNLFMKPVFSQAKKDKKRVVLAEGEDQRVLHATQEIVSQGLAFPILIGRPSVIEKRIEKLGLKLVPGKDFELVNNESDPRFNEYWNEYYQLMKRKGVSQEQARRRVIGNTTLIGALMVRRGEADALICGTYGAYRQHFEIVENVLGYANAKKVAGAMNALMLPTGNIFITDTYVNPNPSAEQLAEITTMAAESVKRFGIAPKVALLSNSSFGTSNIESAGKMREALSLIQAAHPDLEVDGEMQGDSALVEAIRQQALPDSTLKGAANLLVMPNVEAANISYNLLRVSASDGVTIGPILMGMSKPVHILTQISSVRRIVNMVALAAVDAQAASKN from the coding sequence ATGGATGAGCAATTGCGTCAAAACGCACTCGATTTCCACCAGTTCCCGCAGCCGGGCAAGATCCAGGTCTCCCCGACCAAGCCGCTGGCCACCCAGCGCGACTTGGCCCTGGCCTATTCGCCGGGCGTGGCCGCTCCGTGTGACGCCATCGTCGAAGACCCGCTGAACGCCTACAAGTACACCGCGCGCGGCAACCTCGTCGCCGTGATCACCAACGGTACCGCCGTACTGGGTCTGGGTAACATCGGTCCCTTGGCAGGCAAGCCGGTGATGGAGGGCAAGGGGGTGCTATTCAAGAAGTTTGCCGGCATCGACGTGTTCGATATCGAACTGAACGAAAACGACCCGGACAAGCTGGTCGACATCATCTGCTCGATGGAGCCCACCTTCGGCGGCATCAACCTGGAAGACATCAAGGCGCCGGAGTGCTTCTACATTGAGAAGAAGTGCCGCGAGCGCATGGGTATCCCGGTGTTCCACGACGACCAGCACGGTACCGCCATCGTGGCCGCCGCCGCGGTGCTGAACTCGCTGCGCCTGATCAACAAGGAAATCGGCAGCGTGCGCGTGGTGGCCTCCGGTGCCGGCGCCGCCGCCATCGCCTGCCTGGAACTGCTGGTGGCGCTGGGTGTGAAGCGCGAGAACATCACCGTGTGCGACTCGAAGGGTGTGATCTTCGAAGGCCGTGACGACAAGATGGACGAATCGAAGAAGCGCTTCGCCATCAAGGACAACGGCCAGCGCAAACTGGCCGACGCCATGGTCGGCGCCGACATCTTCATGGGCCTGTCCGGTCCCAAGCTGGTGACCCAGGACATGGTGAAGTCGATGGCGGCTCACCCGGTGATCCTGGCCATGGCCAACCCGGAACCGGAAATCCTGCCGCCACTGGTGAAGGAAGTCCGCCCGGACGCCATCATCGGCACCGGCCGCTCCGACTACCCGAACCAGGTCAACAACGTCCTGTGCTTCCCGTTCATCTTCCGTGGCGCGCTGGACGTGGGCGCCACCACCATCAACGAAGAGATGAAGCTGGCCTGCGTGCGCGCCATCGCCGACCTGGCCATGGCCGAGCAGAGCGACGTGGTGGCCTCGGCCTACGGTGACCAGGAGCTGTCGTTCGGCCCGGAATACGTGATTCCGAAACCGTTCGATCCGCGTCTGATCGTCAAGATTGCTCCGGCCGTGGCCAAGGCGGCCATGGAGTCCGGCGTGGCTACCCGCCCGATCGCCGACTTCGACGCCTACGCCGAGCAACTGGCACAGTTCGTCTACAAGACCAACCTGTTCATGAAGCCGGTGTTCTCCCAGGCCAAGAAGGACAAGAAGCGCGTGGTGCTGGCCGAGGGCGAGGATCAGCGCGTGCTGCACGCCACCCAGGAGATCGTGTCGCAGGGTCTGGCCTTCCCGATCCTGATCGGCCGCCCCTCCGTGATCGAGAAGCGTATCGAGAAGCTGGGCCTGAAACTGGTGCCGGGCAAGGACTTCGAGCTGGTCAACAACGAATCCGACCCGCGCTTCAACGAGTACTGGAACGAGTACTACCAGCTGATGAAGCGCAAGGGCGTGTCGCAGGAACAGGCGCGTCGCCGCGTGATCGGCAACACCACGCTGATCGGAGCGCTGATGGTGCGCCGCGGCGAGGCCGACGCCCTGATCTGCGGTACCTACGGTGCCTACCGCCAGCACTTCGAGATCGTCGAGAACGTGCTGGGCTACGCCAACGCCAAGAAGGTGGCCGGCGCCATGAACGCGCTGATGCTGCCGACCGGCAACATCTTCATCACCGACACCTACGTCAACCCGAACCCGAGCGCCGAGCAGCTGGCCGAGATCACCACGATGGCCGCCGAGTCGGTCAAGCGCTTCGGTATCGCGCCGAAGGTGGCGCTGCTGTCGAACTCCAGCTTCGGCACCAGCAACATCGAATCGGCCGGCAAGATGCGCGAGGCGCTGTCGCTGATCCAGGCCGCGCATCCGGATCTGGAAGTGGACGGCGAAATGCAGGGTGACTCGGCGCTGGTGGAAGCCATCCGTCAACAGGCCCTGCCGGACAGCACGCTCAAGGGTGCGGCCAACCTGCTGGTGATGCCGAACGTGGAAGCCGCCAACATCTCCTACAACCTGCTGCGCGTTTCGGCGTCGGATGGCGTGACCATTGGCCCGATCCTGATGGGCATGTCGAAGCCTGTCCACATCCTGACCCAGATCTCGTCGGTGCGCCGCATCGTCAACATGGTGGCCCTGGCCGCCGTGGATGCGCAGGCCGCCAGCAAGAACTAA
- a CDS encoding TRAP transporter substrate-binding protein: MKLKIAALIVGATFGMTGMAHAAGEIVIKFSHVVAQDTPKGQAAEYFKKLAEERTKGKVKVQVYPNSQLYKDKEELEALQLGAVQMLAPSLAKFGPLGAKEFEVFDLPYIFDNYEELHKVTQGPIGQQLLAKLEPKGIKGLAFWDNGFKSFSANKPIKTPADLKGLKMRIQSSKVLEEQMRALGALPQVMAFSEVYQALQTGVVDGTENPPSNMYTQKMHEVQKNLTMTNHGYLGYAVIVNKKFWDGLPADVRGQLEGAMKDATIYANKIAKQKNDEDLADIAKSGKTQVYNPTPAERAAFKKALTPVHAKMADRIGPNLIKAIYTQTGFTAN; encoded by the coding sequence ATGAAACTGAAAATTGCTGCCCTGATTGTCGGCGCCACTTTCGGCATGACCGGCATGGCCCACGCCGCCGGCGAAATCGTCATCAAATTCAGCCACGTGGTGGCACAAGACACCCCGAAAGGCCAGGCCGCCGAGTACTTCAAGAAGCTGGCCGAAGAGCGCACCAAGGGCAAGGTCAAGGTTCAGGTTTACCCGAACAGCCAGCTGTACAAGGACAAGGAAGAGCTGGAGGCGCTGCAGCTGGGCGCCGTGCAGATGCTGGCCCCAAGCCTGGCCAAGTTCGGCCCGCTGGGCGCCAAGGAATTCGAAGTGTTTGACCTGCCGTACATCTTCGACAACTACGAAGAGCTGCACAAGGTCACCCAGGGTCCGATCGGGCAGCAATTGCTGGCCAAGCTGGAGCCGAAGGGCATCAAGGGCCTGGCCTTCTGGGACAACGGCTTCAAGTCGTTCTCGGCCAACAAGCCGATCAAGACCCCGGCCGACCTCAAGGGCCTGAAGATGCGCATCCAGTCGTCCAAGGTGCTGGAAGAGCAGATGCGTGCACTGGGCGCCCTGCCGCAGGTGATGGCGTTCTCCGAGGTGTACCAGGCGCTACAAACCGGCGTGGTGGACGGCACCGAGAACCCGCCGTCCAATATGTACACCCAGAAGATGCATGAAGTGCAGAAGAACCTGACCATGACCAACCACGGCTACCTGGGCTATGCCGTGATCGTCAACAAGAAGTTCTGGGACGGCCTGCCGGCCGACGTGCGTGGCCAGCTCGAGGGCGCGATGAAGGACGCCACGATCTACGCCAACAAGATCGCCAAGCAGAAGAACGACGAGGACCTGGCCGACATCGCCAAGTCCGGCAAGACCCAGGTCTACAATCCGACTCCCGCCGAGCGCGCCGCCTTCAAGAAGGCTCTGACGCCGGTCCACGCCAAGATGGCCGACCGCATCGGCCCCAACCTGATCAAGGCCATCTACACGCAAACCGGCTTCACCGCCAACTAA
- the nadB gene encoding L-aspartate oxidase, with the protein MLKFDVLIIGSGLAGMTLALHLAERRKVGLITKRDLLEGSSTYAQGGIAAVLDTDDSVQEHIQDTLIAGAGICNEETTRYIVEHSKEAIDWLIALGVPFTKDETHETGYHLTREGGHSHRRIIHAADATGAAVTSTLGQKIKAHPNITLLEEHIAIDLITSAKLGLEDKRVYGAYALDKEADEVVTIAAQHTILASGGAGKVYLYTTNPDTATGDGIAMGWRAGCRVGNMEFIQFHPTCLYHPHSKSFLITEAVRGEGGILRLPDGTRFMPKHDPRAELAPRDVVARAIDFEMKKHGLDCVHLDISYKPASFIKEHFPNIYAHCLELGIDITQQPIPVVPAAHYTCGGLITDLKGRTDVEGLYAVGEVACTGLHGANRLASNSLLECMVIGKAAAEHILAAQTLALPNIPDWDDSRVTDPDEEVVISHNWDELRRAMWDYVGIVRTNKRLERALNRIKLLSVEINEYYSHFHVSNDLIELRNLVQTAELIVRSALLRKESRGLHYSRDYPDTLAEGHETVLTPD; encoded by the coding sequence GGCGGCATCGCCGCCGTGCTCGATACCGACGATTCGGTGCAGGAACACATCCAGGACACCCTGATCGCCGGTGCCGGGATTTGCAACGAGGAGACGACGCGCTACATCGTCGAGCATTCCAAAGAAGCCATCGATTGGCTGATCGCGCTGGGCGTGCCCTTCACCAAGGATGAGACGCACGAGACGGGCTACCATTTGACCCGCGAGGGTGGGCATAGCCATCGCCGCATCATTCATGCGGCGGACGCGACCGGCGCGGCGGTAACTTCGACGCTGGGTCAGAAGATCAAGGCGCATCCGAACATCACCTTGCTGGAAGAGCACATCGCGATCGACCTGATCACCTCGGCCAAGCTGGGGCTGGAGGACAAGCGGGTCTATGGCGCCTACGCGCTGGACAAGGAGGCCGACGAGGTGGTGACGATTGCGGCCCAGCACACCATCCTGGCTTCCGGCGGCGCCGGCAAGGTCTACCTTTACACCACTAACCCGGATACCGCGACCGGTGACGGCATCGCCATGGGTTGGCGCGCCGGCTGCCGGGTAGGGAACATGGAGTTCATCCAGTTCCACCCGACCTGCCTGTACCACCCGCATAGCAAGTCGTTTCTGATTACAGAGGCGGTGCGCGGTGAGGGCGGCATCCTGCGCTTGCCGGACGGTACGCGCTTCATGCCCAAGCACGATCCACGCGCCGAACTGGCGCCACGTGACGTGGTGGCGCGCGCCATCGACTTCGAGATGAAAAAGCATGGTCTGGATTGCGTGCACCTGGATATTTCCTACAAGCCGGCCAGCTTCATCAAGGAGCACTTCCCGAACATCTACGCGCACTGCCTGGAGTTGGGCATCGACATCACCCAGCAGCCGATCCCGGTGGTGCCGGCTGCACACTACACCTGCGGCGGTCTCATTACCGATCTGAAAGGCCGGACCGACGTGGAGGGGCTGTACGCCGTGGGCGAAGTGGCCTGCACCGGCCTGCACGGCGCCAACCGGCTCGCCAGCAACTCGCTGCTGGAGTGCATGGTGATCGGCAAGGCGGCCGCCGAACACATCCTGGCCGCACAGACGCTCGCGTTGCCGAATATTCCGGACTGGGACGACAGCCGGGTGACCGACCCGGACGAGGAGGTGGTGATCTCGCACAACTGGGATGAACTGCGCCGCGCGATGTGGGACTACGTGGGCATCGTTCGCACCAACAAGCGGCTGGAGCGGGCGCTGAACCGCATCAAGCTGCTGAGCGTGGAGATCAACGAGTACTACAGCCACTTCCATGTCAGCAACGATCTGATCGAATTGCGCAACCTGGTGCAGACGGCCGAGCTGATCGTGCGGTCGGCGCTGTTGCGCAAGGAGAGCCGTGGTCTGCACTACAGCCGCGATTACCCCGACACCTTGGCCGAAGGCCATGAGACCGTGCTGACGCCTGACTGA
- a CDS encoding PAS domain S-box protein, protein MPKLRSPRYLLLTTVGSLLALITALSGIVYLVYRDWQEGQRDSLIQEVLWLDQSLRLHLETHREWAENTANDVSALRINGDQFQQSARLLLRENPELLEAERVDARGSILWDTRRVNLPGEVLSGAAHDALWRASKLMRAAYGEPYRGRDGKYRFDMAVPIIVEGEYVGGIRLVYQIEGLLYHQVPWWIASKYLISIQDLGGKVLASRFDEAEKPGTLGHQISFDPPGHGLTLRAVEYRSAMGLALPVLVVAVVTLVLALLYSVWRIRRHIRERSAAERALELEMSLRQAMEDSMKSGLMALSASGEIVRVNRAFCAMSGFSSEELVGQSPPHSFWPKAEYSLLHDTITAVLKGIQPEHGFEVPFVTKSGEPFEVRLYATPLVERDGSQRGWICSMYDITELKKKRLALNASHQRFLTVLNGLDAGVCVTDKGGSQLLYANPTFSHLWMKDEPDADCCLLLPRSPDGEGEGMENQHLEFSSDGGNRWFQIHRRRIEWVDGQEAWLAILTDVTELRQREERDRAQEERFQNTSRLIAMGEMASSLAHELNQPLSVINTYSSGLQRRLPADLELPKGVREAIQAISEQARRAGQIVNSIRAFVKKHAPQLELADPAKVVGRAVGLAEPMAVKHGVSLLLEPSGAAACRLEMDPVLIEQVLLNLIKNAVEAMRDADTRRPQVTVRYGTESGYWRVEVADNGPGLSDSIRSNLFTPFYSSKPEGLGIGLNICRSIVEFHRGQFGVDSPAGGGCVFWFTLPLASLEQEEKTAPAGAVR, encoded by the coding sequence ATGCCCAAACTCCGCTCTCCCCGCTACTTGCTGCTGACCACCGTGGGCTCGCTGCTGGCCCTGATCACCGCCCTGTCCGGCATCGTCTACCTGGTATACCGCGACTGGCAGGAGGGGCAGCGCGACAGCCTGATCCAGGAAGTGCTATGGCTGGATCAGTCGCTGCGGCTGCATCTGGAGACGCATCGGGAGTGGGCCGAAAATACCGCCAACGATGTGTCGGCCTTGCGGATCAACGGCGACCAGTTTCAGCAGAGTGCCCGCCTGCTGTTGAGGGAAAATCCCGAGCTGCTCGAGGCGGAGCGAGTCGATGCGCGCGGCAGCATCCTGTGGGATACCCGCCGCGTCAACTTGCCTGGCGAGGTGCTGAGTGGTGCAGCCCATGACGCCCTGTGGCGTGCCAGCAAGCTGATGCGTGCCGCGTACGGCGAGCCCTACCGAGGCAGGGACGGCAAGTACCGCTTCGACATGGCGGTGCCGATCATCGTCGAGGGCGAATACGTCGGCGGCATCCGTCTGGTCTATCAGATAGAGGGATTGCTGTATCACCAGGTGCCGTGGTGGATCGCCTCGAAATACCTGATCAGTATCCAGGATCTGGGGGGCAAGGTGCTGGCCAGCCGTTTCGACGAGGCAGAGAAGCCGGGAACGCTGGGACATCAAATCAGTTTCGATCCACCCGGCCATGGTCTGACCCTGCGGGCGGTGGAATACCGCAGCGCCATGGGGCTGGCACTGCCGGTGCTGGTGGTGGCCGTCGTGACCCTGGTGCTGGCGCTGCTGTACTCGGTGTGGCGCATCCGCCGGCATATCCGCGAGCGCTCGGCGGCCGAGCGGGCGCTGGAGCTCGAAATGTCCCTGCGCCAGGCGATGGAAGACAGCATGAAAAGCGGCCTGATGGCGTTGAGCGCGAGCGGGGAGATCGTGCGCGTCAACCGCGCGTTCTGCGCCATGTCCGGCTTCAGCAGCGAGGAACTGGTGGGGCAGTCTCCTCCGCACAGCTTCTGGCCCAAGGCGGAATACTCCTTGCTGCACGACACCATCACCGCCGTGCTGAAGGGTATCCAGCCCGAACACGGCTTCGAGGTCCCCTTCGTGACCAAGAGCGGCGAGCCGTTCGAAGTCCGGCTCTATGCCACCCCGCTGGTCGAGCGTGACGGCAGCCAGCGCGGCTGGATCTGCTCGATGTACGACATCACCGAGCTGAAGAAAAAGCGCCTGGCGCTCAATGCCTCGCACCAGCGCTTTCTGACGGTACTCAATGGTCTGGATGCAGGGGTGTGCGTCACCGACAAAGGAGGAAGCCAGCTGCTGTACGCCAACCCGACCTTCAGCCACCTGTGGATGAAGGACGAGCCCGATGCCGACTGCTGCCTGCTGTTGCCGCGGTCGCCGGATGGTGAGGGGGAGGGGATGGAGAACCAGCACCTGGAGTTCAGCTCGGACGGAGGCAACCGCTGGTTCCAGATCCACCGCCGGCGGATCGAGTGGGTCGACGGGCAGGAGGCGTGGCTGGCGATCCTGACCGATGTTACCGAGTTGCGTCAGCGCGAAGAGAGGGACAGGGCACAGGAAGAGCGCTTCCAGAATACCTCGCGCCTGATCGCCATGGGCGAGATGGCCTCCAGCCTGGCGCACGAGCTGAACCAGCCTCTGTCGGTCATCAATACCTATTCGTCCGGGCTGCAGCGCCGCCTGCCGGCGGATCTCGAACTACCCAAGGGCGTGCGCGAAGCGATCCAGGCCATCTCCGAACAGGCGCGCCGCGCCGGTCAGATCGTCAACAGCATCCGCGCCTTCGTCAAGAAGCACGCGCCGCAACTGGAGCTGGCCGATCCGGCCAAGGTGGTCGGCCGTGCCGTCGGGCTGGCCGAACCGATGGCGGTCAAGCACGGCGTCAGCCTGCTGCTCGAACCATCCGGCGCCGCCGCTTGTCGGCTGGAAATGGACCCGGTACTGATCGAGCAGGTCCTGCTCAACCTGATCAAGAACGCGGTCGAAGCGATGCGCGACGCCGACACCCGCCGCCCGCAGGTGACGGTCCGCTATGGCACCGAGTCCGGCTATTGGCGCGTCGAGGTAGCCGATAACGGGCCGGGCCTGTCGGACAGCATTCGCAGTAACCTGTTCACGCCGTTCTACTCCAGCAAGCCCGAGGGGCTGGGCATCGGTCTCAACATCTGCCGCTCCATCGTCGAATTCCACCGTGGCCAGTTCGGTGTCGACAGCCCGGCCGGCGGCGGTTGCGTGTTCTGGTTCACCCTCCCGCTGGCCTCTCTGGAGCAGGAAGAAAAAACGGCGCCTGCCGGCGCCGTCAGATGA
- a CDS encoding TRAP transporter small permease yields MLKVLDHLEEWLIATLMGAATLITFASVVHRYGSGVDALQPILANIHMSWAQELTIYLFVWMAKFGAAYGVRTGIHVGVDVLINKLNDKNRAVFIVFGLLAGALFTGIIGTLGATFVWEIGHTEQTSVDLELPMWLVYLAVPCGSYLMSFRFLQVTWSFIKTGDLPKHDHAHVEGMDDETAQADWDVVEENLHPHGLKHGGEKQ; encoded by the coding sequence ATGCTGAAAGTCCTCGATCATCTCGAGGAGTGGCTGATCGCTACGTTGATGGGGGCGGCCACCCTCATCACCTTCGCGTCCGTGGTGCACCGCTACGGTTCCGGCGTCGATGCCCTCCAACCCATCCTGGCCAACATCCACATGTCCTGGGCGCAGGAGCTGACCATCTACCTGTTCGTCTGGATGGCCAAGTTCGGTGCCGCCTACGGCGTGCGCACCGGCATCCACGTTGGCGTCGACGTGCTGATCAACAAGCTCAACGACAAGAACCGTGCCGTATTCATCGTGTTCGGCCTGCTGGCCGGCGCGCTGTTCACCGGCATCATCGGTACGCTGGGCGCGACCTTCGTCTGGGAAATCGGTCACACCGAGCAGACCTCGGTCGACCTGGAACTGCCGATGTGGCTGGTCTACCTGGCGGTGCCGTGCGGCTCTTACCTGATGAGCTTCCGCTTCCTGCAGGTGACCTGGTCGTTCATCAAGACCGGCGACCTGCCCAAGCACGACCATGCCCACGTGGAAGGCATGGACGATGAGACGGCACAAGCCGACTGGGATGTGGTGGAGGAAAACCTGCACCCGCACGGACTGAAGCACGGGGGTGAAAAACAATGA
- a CDS encoding PhaM family polyhydroxyalkanoate granule multifunctional regulatory protein — protein MSADFNPADPFAMFRQFWQSATPSSAQPFMPPLTEEEIDRKMAELRVVEGWLTMNLGMLSMQIKALEMQKAGLAAMKPKDH, from the coding sequence ATGAGCGCCGATTTCAATCCTGCCGACCCCTTCGCCATGTTCCGCCAGTTCTGGCAGAGCGCCACCCCCTCTTCCGCCCAGCCTTTCATGCCGCCGCTGACCGAGGAGGAGATCGACCGCAAGATGGCCGAGTTGCGCGTGGTGGAAGGCTGGCTGACGATGAATCTGGGCATGCTGTCGATGCAGATCAAGGCGCTGGAGATGCAGAAGGCCGGCCTGGCCGCGATGAAACCGAAGGATCACTGA
- a CDS encoding TRAP transporter large permease, whose translation MSTLIIFGLLIVLMLTGMPISISLGLTVLTFLFTMTDVPIESVALKLFTGIEKFEIMAIPFFILAGNFLTHGGVARRMINFATSMVGHWYGGLGLAGVLACALFAAVSGSSPATVVAIGSILLPAMVKQGFPDRFGAGVITTSGALGILIPPSIVMVMYSVATNTSVGQLFMAGVIPGLMLAGFLGLTTWYRARKFGYPRLQKASFGQRMKALRESIWGLLLIVVVIGGIYTGIFTPTEAAAMSAVYAFIVAVFVYKDMSLKQVPKVLLDSASMSAMLLYIITNAVLFSFLMTSEGIPQAMAGWLIDMGLGPIAFLLVVNVLLLLAGNVMEPSSIVLILAPILFPVATALGIDPVHFGILIVVNMEVGMCHPPVGLNLYVASGITKMGITELTVAVWPWLLTMLAFLGLVTYVPAISLWLPKALGMM comes from the coding sequence ATGAGCACACTGATTATTTTCGGGCTCTTGATCGTGCTGATGCTGACCGGCATGCCGATCTCGATTTCGCTGGGTCTGACGGTACTGACCTTCCTGTTCACCATGACCGACGTACCGATCGAATCGGTGGCGCTGAAGCTGTTCACCGGTATCGAGAAGTTCGAGATCATGGCGATCCCGTTCTTCATCCTGGCCGGCAACTTCCTCACCCACGGCGGCGTGGCGCGGCGCATGATCAACTTCGCCACCAGCATGGTCGGCCACTGGTACGGCGGCCTGGGTCTGGCCGGCGTGCTGGCCTGCGCCCTGTTTGCCGCCGTGTCCGGCTCCAGCCCCGCCACCGTGGTCGCCATCGGTTCGATCCTGTTGCCGGCGATGGTGAAACAAGGCTTCCCGGATCGTTTCGGCGCCGGCGTCATCACCACTTCCGGCGCACTGGGCATCCTGATTCCGCCATCGATCGTGATGGTGATGTATTCGGTGGCCACCAATACCTCAGTGGGCCAGTTGTTCATGGCCGGGGTGATTCCGGGCCTGATGCTGGCGGGCTTTCTGGGCCTGACCACCTGGTACCGCGCCCGCAAGTTCGGCTACCCGCGCCTGCAGAAGGCCAGCTTCGGCCAGCGCATGAAGGCACTGCGTGAAAGCATCTGGGGCCTGCTGCTGATCGTGGTGGTGATCGGCGGCATCTACACCGGCATCTTCACCCCGACCGAAGCCGCCGCCATGTCCGCGGTGTACGCCTTCATCGTGGCCGTGTTCGTCTACAAGGACATGAGCCTGAAGCAGGTGCCGAAGGTGCTGCTCGACTCGGCCAGCATGTCGGCGATGCTGCTCTACATCATCACCAACGCCGTGCTGTTCTCCTTCCTGATGACCTCGGAAGGCATTCCGCAGGCGATGGCCGGCTGGCTGATCGATATGGGCCTGGGCCCGATCGCCTTCCTGCTGGTGGTGAACGTGCTGCTACTGTTGGCCGGCAACGTGATGGAACCGTCGTCGATCGTGCTGATCCTGGCGCCGATCCTGTTCCCGGTGGCGACCGCGCTCGGCATCGACCCGGTGCACTTCGGTATCCTGATCGTGGTCAACATGGAAGTGGGCATGTGCCACCCGCCGGTGGGCCTGAACCTGTACGTGGCCTCGGGCATCACCAAGATGGGCATCACCGAGCTGACCGTGGCGGTGTGGCCGTGGCTGTTGACGATGCTGGCCTTCCTCGGCCTGGTGACCTACGTGCCGGCCATCTCGCTGTGGCTACCCAAGGCCCTCGGCATGATGTAA